The following proteins come from a genomic window of Kitasatospora sp. NBC_01246:
- a CDS encoding SpoIIE family protein phosphatase, producing the protein MVEPQLTPEVFDRAIVAIALTAGREHRLVYRNDAFRELFGPRSIGVPVRELFAEPGVERFFETLDNVLADGTARQVTTPRTVERPGDGDGDHRHFVYSCSPISSRFGPGILIAAIDTTTEVHAAQQAEQLSTDRLRTLERYEALISAVSQLVWIVRADGSMAELVPGWQRLTGQPWRETMDEAWFELIHPRDRAGLAEQWLKAADAEPTMFEHSFRVRTVTGEYRHVSARAVPIVREGRPVEWVGATSDIEDRWRNRLRERLLAGALAVTETARPDDAFAAVADLVVPELTDACTVFLLSTREHATRPDEILGTRIASTARPGLPPLPALPALRQQSYRLGPAALRVVARQAPALLTFPVGEIPPGVVPRESAQWLTRARATSLTLLPIVIDGITVALAAAAGCEDTPPPGRPDIDLLQDVLQRAQATLRQTLELQRTRQVALVLQRALLTAPPVVLGAELAARYQPGNRAAEVGGDWYDAFLLPDGSLALTIGDVAGHDLTAATTMGQLRSMLRSVAYNRTHLHTPADTLAALDTAADGLGVAAFATAVHLNLTRVDDGWRMTWSNAGHPPPLLVPASGEPRFLVTEETDVPLCVAPAERRHTHSTGIAPGDTVLLYTDGLVEVPGENLTVGLDRLAQAAGAVGHRPLDELCDHVLAQVAETRDDIALLAFRALAAPPV; encoded by the coding sequence GTGGTCGAGCCGCAGCTGACACCCGAGGTCTTCGACCGGGCGATCGTGGCGATCGCCCTGACCGCGGGCCGGGAACACCGCCTGGTCTACCGCAACGACGCCTTCCGCGAGCTGTTCGGGCCGCGGTCGATCGGCGTCCCCGTCCGGGAGCTGTTCGCCGAACCCGGGGTGGAGCGGTTCTTCGAGACGCTCGACAACGTCCTCGCCGACGGCACCGCCCGCCAGGTGACCACGCCCCGGACGGTGGAACGGCCCGGGGACGGTGACGGCGACCACCGGCACTTCGTCTACAGCTGCTCCCCGATCTCCTCCCGCTTCGGCCCCGGCATCCTGATCGCCGCGATCGACACCACCACCGAGGTGCACGCCGCCCAGCAGGCCGAACAGCTCTCCACCGACCGCCTGCGCACCCTGGAGCGGTACGAGGCGCTGATCTCCGCCGTCTCCCAGCTGGTCTGGATCGTCCGCGCGGACGGCAGCATGGCCGAGCTCGTGCCCGGCTGGCAGCGGCTCACCGGGCAGCCCTGGCGGGAGACCATGGACGAGGCCTGGTTCGAGCTCATCCACCCCCGGGACCGGGCCGGGCTGGCCGAGCAGTGGCTGAAGGCGGCGGACGCCGAGCCGACCATGTTCGAGCACTCCTTCCGGGTGCGCACCGTCACCGGGGAGTACCGGCACGTCTCCGCCCGCGCGGTGCCGATCGTCCGCGAGGGCCGGCCGGTGGAGTGGGTCGGGGCCACCTCCGACATCGAGGACCGCTGGCGCAACCGGCTCCGCGAGCGGCTGCTCGCCGGGGCCCTCGCGGTGACCGAGACCGCCCGCCCGGACGACGCCTTCGCCGCCGTCGCGGACCTCGTCGTCCCGGAGCTCACCGACGCCTGCACGGTGTTCCTGCTCTCCACCCGCGAGCACGCCACCCGGCCCGACGAGATCCTCGGCACCCGGATCGCCTCCACCGCCCGGCCCGGCCTGCCTCCGCTGCCCGCGCTGCCCGCGCTGCGCCAGCAGAGCTACCGGCTCGGGCCGGCCGCCCTGCGGGTCGTCGCCCGCCAGGCCCCCGCGCTCCTGACCTTCCCGGTCGGCGAGATCCCCCCGGGCGTCGTCCCCCGGGAGTCGGCCCAGTGGCTCACCCGGGCCCGCGCCACCAGCCTCACCCTGCTGCCGATCGTCATCGACGGCATCACCGTCGCCCTCGCCGCGGCGGCCGGCTGCGAGGACACCCCGCCGCCCGGCCGGCCGGACATCGACCTGCTCCAGGACGTCCTCCAGCGCGCCCAGGCCACGCTGCGCCAGACCCTGGAGCTCCAGCGCACCCGGCAGGTGGCACTCGTCCTCCAACGGGCGCTGCTCACCGCCCCGCCGGTCGTCCTCGGCGCCGAGCTCGCCGCCCGCTACCAGCCCGGCAACCGGGCGGCCGAGGTCGGCGGCGACTGGTACGACGCCTTCCTGCTGCCAGACGGCTCGCTCGCCCTGACCATCGGCGACGTGGCCGGGCACGACCTCACCGCGGCCACCACCATGGGGCAGCTGCGCAGCATGCTGCGGTCGGTCGCCTACAACCGCACTCATCTGCACACCCCGGCCGACACCCTCGCCGCGCTCGACACGGCCGCCGACGGCCTCGGCGTGGCCGCCTTCGCCACCGCCGTCCACCTGAACCTCACCCGGGTCGACGACGGCTGGCGGATGACCTGGTCGAACGCCGGGCACCCGCCGCCACTGCTGGTACCCGCCTCGGGCGAGCCGCGCTTCCTGGTGACCGAGGAGACCGACGTGCCGCTCTGCGTGGCCCCCGCCGAGCGGCGCCACACCCACAGCACCGGGATCGCGCCCGGGGACACCGTGCTCCTCTACACCGACGGGCTGGTCGAGGTGCCCGGGGAGAACCTGACCGTCGGCCTGGACCGGCTGGCGCAGGCGGCGGGCGCGGTCGGCCACCGGCCGCTGGACGAACTCTGCGACCACGTGCTCGCCCAGGTCGCCGAGACCCGGGACGACATCGCCCTGCTGGCCTTCCGCGCACTGGCCGCGCCGCCCGTCTGA
- a CDS encoding polyprenyl synthetase family protein: MAAARERAAGHRRRFDLRFEAYFASLPERLDTPPLSRFTPRCLELLRDLSLRGGKRLRVALLYEAARLVTTEPVPGLAEAALSIELLQTHGLVHDDIIDDAPVRRGGPSTYYAYREEFPAADRTALGLAVLAGDLAAFLSMRVLLEADVPAELRQAMLEVQLNAAAETVTGQIVDLERDFRALPEEEFLHTVCEYKSTRYSVLAPLRLGLLAAGEDVAAHDARLRRYATLVGIGGQLRDDYLDLFGDEAATGKSTGADLRSGRRSYAVSALLAAADDAQRAVVESALGDPDCSAATVGRVRELARSLGVDGRLRADIRRCAEAAAGEASGWRPHWREEAVAFFEGLPLSNVLPAG; encoded by the coding sequence ATGGCAGCCGCCCGCGAACGGGCCGCCGGACACCGGCGGCGGTTCGACCTCCGTTTCGAGGCCTACTTCGCCTCCCTGCCGGAGCGCCTCGACACGCCACCGCTCAGCCGCTTCACCCCCCGCTGCCTGGAGCTGCTGCGGGACCTCTCGCTGCGCGGCGGCAAGCGGCTGCGGGTCGCCCTGCTGTACGAGGCCGCCCGGCTGGTGACCACCGAGCCGGTGCCCGGTCTGGCGGAGGCCGCGCTGAGCATCGAACTGCTCCAGACGCACGGGCTCGTCCACGACGACATCATCGACGACGCGCCGGTACGCCGGGGCGGCCCCTCCACCTACTACGCCTACCGCGAGGAGTTCCCGGCGGCGGACCGCACCGCGCTGGGCCTGGCCGTCCTGGCCGGGGACCTCGCCGCCTTCCTCTCGATGCGCGTCCTGCTGGAGGCGGACGTCCCCGCCGAGCTGCGCCAGGCGATGCTGGAGGTGCAGCTGAACGCCGCCGCGGAGACGGTCACCGGCCAGATCGTCGACCTCGAACGCGACTTCCGGGCGCTTCCGGAGGAGGAGTTCCTGCACACCGTCTGCGAGTACAAGTCCACCCGCTACTCCGTCCTCGCCCCGCTGCGGCTGGGCCTGCTGGCGGCCGGCGAGGACGTGGCCGCGCACGACGCGCGCCTGCGCCGGTACGCGACGCTGGTCGGCATCGGCGGCCAGCTGCGCGACGACTACCTCGACCTGTTCGGCGACGAGGCGGCCACCGGCAAGTCGACCGGCGCCGACCTCCGGTCCGGCCGCCGCAGCTACGCCGTGAGCGCCCTGCTCGCCGCCGCGGACGACGCGCAGCGGGCCGTGGTGGAGTCCGCGCTCGGCGATCCGGACTGCTCCGCGGCGACGGTCGGGCGCGTCCGCGAGCTGGCCCGGTCGCTGGGCGTGGACGGCAGGCTCCGCGCCGACATCCGCCGCTGCGCCGAGGCCGCCGCCGGGGAGGCCTCGGGCTGGCGCCCGCACTGGCGCGAGGAGGCGGTGGCCTTCTTCGAGGGCCTCCCGCTGTCCAACGTGCTGCCGGCCGGGTGA
- a CDS encoding ArsR/SmtB family transcription factor, which yields MPDEEGHPAVEEIELGKVLAALADPLRRRVVRELACSPDGTARTCSSFALPVSKATVTHHFRALREAGLIRQVDRGNSRMAALRRTDIDARFPGLLALLTAEAQAPGDG from the coding sequence ATGCCCGACGAGGAAGGGCACCCGGCCGTCGAGGAGATCGAGCTCGGCAAGGTGCTGGCGGCGCTCGCCGACCCGCTGCGCCGCCGAGTGGTCCGCGAGCTGGCCTGCTCGCCGGACGGCACCGCGCGCACCTGCAGTTCCTTCGCGCTGCCCGTCTCGAAGGCCACCGTCACCCACCACTTCCGCGCGCTGCGCGAGGCCGGCCTGATCCGGCAGGTCGACCGGGGGAACAGCCGGATGGCCGCCCTCCGCCGGACCGACATCGACGCCCGCTTCCCCGGCCTGCTCGCCCTCCTCACCGCCGAGGCGCAGGCCCCCGGCGACGGCTGA
- a CDS encoding putative quinol monooxygenase produces the protein MDQLVTLVGIARPKPERALELKELLLSFVAPTRREPGCLEYHFHEDREEPGVFVFYEAWRSQADLDAHLALPHLSAFWERRMDYLASDLEIRFLTMHSPYGRE, from the coding sequence ATGGATCAGCTGGTCACGCTCGTCGGGATCGCCCGCCCGAAGCCCGAACGGGCCTTGGAGCTAAAGGAGTTGCTGCTCTCCTTCGTGGCCCCCACCCGGCGGGAGCCGGGCTGCCTGGAGTACCACTTCCACGAGGATCGCGAGGAGCCCGGCGTCTTCGTGTTCTACGAGGCGTGGCGAAGCCAGGCCGACCTCGACGCCCACCTGGCCCTGCCGCACCTGAGCGCCTTCTGGGAGCGGCGGATGGACTACCTGGCCAGTGACCTGGAGATCCGCTTCCTGACGATGCACAGCCCCTACGGCCGGGAGTAG
- a CDS encoding NUDIX domain-containing protein gives MSPASRLLAVTLTIPALSAGAAALACRPIRDGPLTPRLLVFGLILTTGVVAGLPTAYTWRLQPPPPQEQAVLYPLPDILTNPPRRRLGHQTLALDPDGAVLLVATTHQNGLTLPGGSAERNELPHLAARRHTETETGLVLPLRSILATDYTDARLLPEAIDFVYWGGRLTRAQQATTTHHRPPHHITGLHFIHPDHLADTMDPDQHHRVTQALDALARGAHLPFLLRGIPAE, from the coding sequence GTGAGCCCGGCGTCCAGGCTCCTCGCGGTCACCCTCACGATCCCCGCGCTCAGCGCCGGAGCTGCCGCCCTCGCCTGCCGGCCGATCCGCGACGGGCCGCTCACACCCCGACTCCTCGTCTTCGGCCTCATCCTCACCACCGGCGTCGTCGCCGGACTCCCCACCGCCTACACCTGGCGACTCCAACCCCCTCCACCCCAGGAGCAAGCCGTGCTCTACCCCCTGCCCGACATCCTCACCAACCCGCCCCGCCGACGCCTCGGCCACCAGACCCTAGCCCTCGACCCCGACGGCGCCGTCCTCCTCGTCGCCACCACCCACCAGAACGGCCTCACCCTCCCCGGCGGCAGCGCCGAACGCAACGAACTCCCCCACCTCGCCGCCCGCCGTCACACCGAGACCGAAACCGGCCTCGTCCTCCCCCTGCGCAGCATCCTCGCCACCGACTACACCGACGCCCGACTCCTCCCCGAAGCCATCGACTTCGTCTACTGGGGCGGCCGCCTCACCCGCGCCCAACAAGCCACCACCACCCACCACCGACCCCCGCACCACATCACCGGCCTCCACTTCATCCACCCCGACCACCTCGCCGACACCATGGACCCCGACCAGCACCACCGCGTCACCCAGGCCCTCGACGCCCTCGCCCGCGGCGCCCACCTCCCCTTCCTCCTCCGCGGCATCCCCGCCGAATAA
- a CDS encoding helix-turn-helix domain-containing protein — protein MVNRRQLDPTSGPWAPFGVQLRRSREVKGLTQAQLAKKVGFDPSYVSYAELATREPPSEKFARRADEALETGGTLLLMWLQNKHSALLEGFPEYASHEAKAAEIRIFESGVVPGLFQTEAYATALAMADVRRGAITQRQADERVTFLLTRQQLLRRSSPPLVHAVLDESCLRRPIGGWGVMDEQLGFLEQQFDVSHVILQVAPFAMAEHRPFALPMVLLTLSDHSFLGYSESEGRSHLERNSGALTAWKRQYDRLQVGALAETATLEWIRAAREGTTCPTST, from the coding sequence ATGGTTAATCGCAGGCAACTTGACCCGACATCAGGCCCGTGGGCGCCCTTCGGCGTGCAACTGCGCAGGTCGCGAGAGGTGAAGGGGCTTACGCAGGCCCAGCTGGCGAAGAAGGTCGGATTCGACCCGTCCTATGTCTCCTACGCTGAACTTGCAACGCGCGAGCCTCCGAGTGAGAAGTTCGCTCGTAGGGCCGACGAGGCGCTGGAGACCGGAGGAACGCTGCTGCTGATGTGGCTGCAGAACAAGCACTCGGCTCTCCTGGAGGGCTTCCCCGAGTATGCGAGCCACGAAGCGAAGGCTGCCGAGATACGGATCTTCGAATCAGGCGTCGTTCCTGGGCTGTTCCAGACCGAGGCCTACGCAACTGCCCTGGCCATGGCCGATGTTCGTCGTGGAGCGATCACTCAGAGGCAAGCGGACGAGCGAGTCACCTTCCTGCTCACTCGTCAGCAGTTGCTGCGGCGGAGCAGCCCTCCGCTCGTGCATGCCGTTCTCGACGAGAGCTGCTTGCGGCGGCCGATCGGGGGGTGGGGCGTGATGGACGAACAACTCGGCTTTCTGGAGCAGCAGTTCGACGTGAGTCACGTGATTCTTCAGGTTGCCCCGTTTGCCATGGCAGAGCACAGGCCGTTCGCTCTGCCTATGGTGCTCCTTACGCTCTCTGATCACTCGTTTTTGGGGTATTCGGAGTCGGAGGGGCGCAGTCATCTTGAGCGCAATTCTGGCGCGCTGACAGCGTGGAAGAGACAGTACGATCGACTGCAGGTGGGAGCGCTGGCCGAGACGGCGACTCTCGAATGGATTCGCGCTGCTCGGGAAGGAACCACATGTCCGACATCAACTTGA
- a CDS encoding DUF397 domain-containing protein → MSDINLTRAAWVKSSYSQQGGNCIEVAPGFPGAMPVRDSKDSEGPSLVFAADAWRSFVAAVQAGEFGAV, encoded by the coding sequence ATGTCCGACATCAACTTGACTCGCGCCGCGTGGGTGAAGTCCAGCTACAGCCAGCAGGGTGGCAACTGCATCGAGGTGGCGCCCGGGTTCCCTGGTGCCATGCCTGTTCGTGACTCCAAGGACTCCGAGGGGCCTTCGCTCGTCTTCGCAGCCGATGCCTGGCGGTCGTTCGTCGCCGCCGTACAGGCGGGCGAGTTCGGCGCCGTCTGA
- a CDS encoding DUF397 domain-containing protein, translated as MLVDLSGARWRKSSYSNGGGGCVEVADGYGGAMPVRASKDPGGPVLVFAADAWWVFVAGVQGGEFRLSSE; from the coding sequence ATGCTCGTCGACCTGAGTGGTGCCCGGTGGCGGAAGAGCAGCTACAGCAATGGCGGTGGCGGCTGCGTGGAGGTTGCGGACGGCTACGGCGGTGCCATGCCCGTTCGTGCCTCCAAGGATCCCGGCGGGCCCGTGCTCGTCTTCGCGGCCGATGCCTGGTGGGTGTTCGTTGCAGGCGTTCAAGGTGGGGAGTTTCGGTTGTCGTCAGAGTGA
- a CDS encoding FAD-dependent monooxygenase, whose protein sequence is MDEIDVLVVGAGPVGLTAAAELRRHGVDCRIIDRLAVPQHYAKAVGVQPRTMEVWDAMGLVGAALNEAVPMHGQLPFVDGRPGPRIELTMPPDIPYGFAALPQYTTERLLAEHLAGYGTRVERGTELLALDQEAEAGTGGADGPDGRVLAVLATPSGPREVRARYVIGCDGAHSLVRKAAGLRFEGDAFPEQYMLGDVEVDWDLPAGYGVRATHHDAEGRVDDLLVCIPLPGRKRYRVSMLVPDELARAGAQDGVAHGLESGAAPELRHIQAVLDRLSPQPTHASALRWSSTFRISHRLVDRYRAGRLFLAGDAAHIHPPTGAQGMNTGIQDAYNLAWKLALAVRGVGAAGLLDSYHAERHPVGAEVVGRTVRHSRTGVQADPGSPDILDAVLRREAQLLVGYPDSPLVEPEGDGGPAGHGHGPGSGERAPDSRGLARDLAHYPVRLFDLLRGPRHTLLFHLDAATPEEPVTTCAVAALSTAHGLLDVYAVLAPDAPAPLWRLPTARDTGGEFRSAYGARPGEAFLIRPDGYLAGRFHPPTPDRLATCLRRTFGTG, encoded by the coding sequence ATGGACGAGATCGACGTACTGGTGGTGGGCGCGGGCCCGGTCGGACTGACGGCCGCGGCCGAGCTTCGCCGCCACGGGGTCGACTGCCGGATCATCGACCGGCTGGCCGTCCCCCAGCACTACGCCAAGGCCGTCGGCGTCCAGCCGCGCACCATGGAGGTGTGGGACGCCATGGGCCTGGTCGGCGCGGCGCTGAACGAGGCCGTCCCGATGCACGGCCAGCTGCCCTTCGTCGACGGGCGGCCCGGGCCGCGGATCGAGCTCACGATGCCGCCCGACATCCCCTACGGCTTCGCCGCGCTCCCCCAGTACACGACGGAGCGGCTGCTCGCCGAGCACCTCGCCGGGTACGGCACGCGGGTCGAGCGCGGCACGGAGCTGCTCGCCCTCGATCAGGAGGCCGAGGCGGGCACCGGTGGTGCCGACGGGCCCGACGGCCGGGTCCTGGCCGTGCTCGCGACACCGTCCGGGCCGCGGGAGGTCCGGGCGCGCTACGTGATCGGCTGCGACGGCGCGCACAGCCTGGTCCGGAAGGCGGCGGGCCTGCGCTTCGAGGGCGACGCCTTCCCCGAGCAGTACATGCTGGGCGACGTCGAGGTCGACTGGGACCTCCCCGCCGGGTACGGCGTCCGCGCCACCCACCACGACGCCGAAGGCCGGGTCGACGACCTGCTGGTCTGCATCCCGCTCCCCGGCCGCAAGCGCTACCGGGTGTCGATGCTGGTCCCGGACGAACTGGCCCGCGCCGGGGCCCAGGACGGCGTCGCGCACGGGCTGGAGAGCGGAGCGGCCCCCGAACTGCGGCACATCCAGGCCGTGCTCGACCGGCTCTCGCCGCAGCCGACGCACGCCTCGGCGCTGCGCTGGTCCTCCACCTTCCGGATCAGCCACCGGTTGGTGGACCGCTACCGGGCCGGGCGGCTCTTCCTGGCCGGCGACGCCGCCCACATCCACCCGCCCACCGGCGCGCAGGGCATGAACACCGGCATCCAGGACGCCTACAACCTCGCCTGGAAGCTGGCGCTCGCCGTCCGGGGCGTCGGCGCCGCCGGCCTGCTCGACAGCTACCACGCCGAACGACACCCGGTGGGCGCCGAGGTGGTCGGCCGGACGGTGCGCCACTCCCGGACCGGCGTCCAGGCCGACCCCGGCTCGCCCGACATCCTCGACGCGGTGCTGCGGCGGGAGGCCCAGCTGCTGGTCGGCTACCCGGACAGCCCGCTGGTCGAGCCGGAGGGCGACGGCGGACCGGCCGGGCACGGGCACGGGCCCGGCTCCGGCGAACGGGCCCCGGACAGCCGGGGACTGGCGCGCGACCTCGCGCACTACCCCGTCCGGCTGTTCGACCTGCTGCGCGGCCCGCGCCACACCCTGCTGTTCCACCTCGACGCGGCGACACCCGAGGAGCCGGTCACCACGTGCGCGGTCGCCGCCCTCTCCACGGCCCACGGGCTGCTGGACGTCTACGCGGTGCTCGCACCGGACGCGCCCGCGCCCCTGTGGCGGCTGCCGACCGCCCGGGACACCGGCGGCGAGTTCCGCAGCGCCTACGGGGCCCGCCCCGGCGAGGCCTTCCTGATCCGCCCCGACGGCTACCTCGCCGGACGCTTCCACCCGCCCACCCCGGACCGGCTGGCGACCTGTCTGCGCCGGACGTTCGGCACGGGGTGA
- a CDS encoding YVTN family beta-propeller repeat protein: MRISRSPSRTWTAVVATGAATAALLVQPATAWAAAPAPVVTTTVAVAPYPAGVALAPDGSRAYVTSQSSGTVTVLDAATGAVSGTFTAGSGSYAVAWSPDGQHAYLTHQLDDAVSVVDTASNTVAATVAVGAEPFGVAVSPDGARAYVSSAGAATVSVIDTASNTVTATVPVGAEPHGVAVSPDGAHVYVAASGAQAVDVIDTASNTVSADVPVGHGVFGLALSADGSRLWTGNGGDDTVSVLDTAGRTVVSTVTVGANPFSVALSPDGKSAYASNYGDGTLSVIATADRKVTSTVPVGTSPYALAVTPDGRRGYLADFAANAVTVLGFPLPVPVVTGVSPASGPQAGGTKVTITGTGLNGATAVSFGAAGNATAVSCTETGCTATAPAAAAAGVVDVRVTTAGGTSAVVPAGRFTYTAPTADLAVSLAATPVGGLFSGRVDYTLTVTNQGPETVTSATISADLPAGFTASSTDCTIAAGKLTCAVAGPLAKGASVTRHVTVHVGLLNLGRTFTVTAARTASAPTDPVAANDRASRTCSATLALLISCK; encoded by the coding sequence GTGAGAATAAGCCGTTCCCCGAGCCGCACCTGGACGGCCGTGGTCGCCACCGGCGCGGCCACGGCCGCGCTGTTGGTGCAGCCCGCCACAGCCTGGGCCGCGGCGCCCGCGCCCGTCGTGACGACCACCGTCGCCGTGGCGCCCTACCCGGCGGGCGTCGCACTCGCGCCGGACGGCAGCCGGGCGTACGTGACCAGCCAGAGCAGCGGCACCGTCACCGTGCTCGACGCCGCCACCGGCGCGGTCTCCGGCACGTTCACGGCCGGCAGCGGCTCGTACGCCGTGGCCTGGTCCCCCGACGGGCAGCACGCTTATCTGACCCACCAGCTCGACGACGCGGTCAGCGTCGTCGACACCGCGAGCAACACCGTGGCGGCCACCGTCGCGGTCGGCGCCGAGCCCTTCGGGGTGGCCGTCTCTCCGGACGGCGCCCGCGCGTACGTCAGCAGCGCCGGCGCGGCGACCGTGAGCGTGATCGACACCGCGAGCAACACCGTGACCGCGACCGTCCCGGTCGGCGCGGAGCCGCACGGCGTGGCCGTCTCGCCCGACGGGGCGCACGTCTACGTCGCCGCCTCGGGCGCGCAGGCGGTGGACGTCATCGACACCGCGAGCAACACGGTGAGCGCGGACGTCCCCGTCGGCCACGGAGTCTTCGGCCTGGCGCTGAGCGCCGACGGCTCCCGCCTCTGGACGGGCAACGGCGGTGACGACACCGTCAGCGTGCTGGACACGGCGGGCCGCACCGTCGTGTCCACGGTGACGGTCGGGGCCAACCCGTTCTCGGTCGCGCTCTCGCCCGACGGCAAGTCGGCGTACGCCTCCAACTACGGTGACGGCACGCTGAGCGTGATCGCCACCGCGGACCGCAAGGTCACCTCGACGGTGCCGGTCGGCACCAGCCCGTACGCGCTCGCCGTCACCCCGGACGGGCGGCGCGGCTACCTGGCCGACTTCGCCGCGAACGCCGTGACGGTGCTCGGCTTCCCGCTGCCGGTGCCGGTCGTCACCGGGGTCAGCCCGGCGAGTGGACCGCAGGCGGGCGGGACGAAGGTCACCATCACCGGGACCGGCCTGAACGGCGCCACCGCCGTGAGCTTCGGCGCGGCCGGGAACGCCACCGCCGTCTCGTGCACGGAGACCGGCTGCACCGCCACCGCTCCCGCCGCCGCCGCGGCCGGGGTCGTCGACGTCCGGGTCACCACGGCCGGCGGTACCAGTGCCGTCGTCCCGGCCGGGCGCTTCACCTACACCGCGCCCACCGCCGACCTCGCGGTCTCGCTCGCCGCCACCCCGGTGGGCGGCCTGTTCTCCGGGCGGGTCGACTACACCCTCACCGTCACCAACCAGGGCCCGGAGACGGTGACCTCGGCGACGATCTCGGCCGACCTGCCGGCCGGCTTCACCGCCTCCTCGACCGACTGCACGATCGCGGCGGGCAAGCTGACCTGCGCGGTCGCCGGTCCGCTCGCGAAGGGGGCGAGCGTCACCCGGCACGTGACGGTCCACGTCGGCCTGCTCAACCTCGGCCGGACCTTCACCGTCACCGCCGCTCGCACCGCGAGCGCGCCCACCGACCCGGTGGCGGCGAACGACCGCGCGTCCCGCACCTGCTCGGCCACGCTCGCGTTGCTGATCAGCTGCAAGTGA
- the rox gene encoding rifampin monooxygenase: MIDVIVVGGGPTGLMLATELRLAGVEVVVLERATEPDARSRGRGLHTRSVEMMDQRGLLDRFLAAGEKFRIGGFFGGVHKAWPETLDTAHPYGLAVSQTATELLLAERAHELGAEIRRGREVVGLSQDEDGVGVELADGTRLRSRYLVGCDGGRSTVRKLLGVAFPGEPTTVDTLLGDMGAAEDRATIAAVVEQVRATQPRFGVAPDVDGQQGVFRIIVPAAGVAEDRSVPPTLDEFKQQLRAFAGTDFGVHSPRWLSRVGDATRQAERYRVGRALLAGDAAHIHPPTGGQGLNTGIQDAFNLGWKLAATVNGWAPEGLLDSYHAERHPVGSAVLDNTRAQITLLGASPGATALRNLLSRLMDIEEVNRQVTGMITAVEVRYDLGGGHDLVGRRLRDVRLAEGRLYGLMHEGRGLLLDRTGRLSVAGWADRVDRVADAGAQVDVPAALVRPDGHVAWVGEDQGELLDRLAEWFGAPVG, encoded by the coding sequence ATGATTGACGTGATCGTGGTCGGCGGCGGACCGACCGGCCTGATGCTGGCGACCGAATTGCGGCTGGCCGGAGTGGAGGTGGTGGTGCTGGAGCGGGCGACGGAGCCGGACGCCCGGTCGCGCGGGCGCGGCCTGCACACGCGCAGCGTCGAGATGATGGACCAGCGCGGTCTCCTGGACCGGTTCCTCGCCGCGGGCGAGAAGTTCCGGATCGGCGGCTTCTTCGGCGGCGTCCACAAGGCGTGGCCGGAGACGCTGGACACCGCCCACCCGTACGGACTCGCCGTCTCCCAGACCGCGACGGAACTGCTGCTCGCCGAGCGCGCCCACGAACTCGGGGCCGAGATCCGGCGCGGCCGCGAGGTGGTCGGACTGAGCCAGGACGAGGACGGGGTGGGCGTCGAGCTGGCGGACGGAACGCGGCTGCGCTCGCGCTACCTCGTGGGCTGCGACGGCGGCCGCAGTACGGTGCGCAAGCTGCTCGGCGTCGCCTTCCCCGGTGAGCCCACCACCGTCGATACGCTGCTGGGCGACATGGGGGCGGCCGAGGACCGGGCGACCATCGCGGCCGTCGTCGAGCAGGTCCGCGCGACCCAGCCGCGGTTCGGCGTGGCCCCCGACGTCGACGGGCAGCAGGGCGTGTTCCGCATCATCGTGCCCGCCGCCGGGGTGGCCGAGGACCGGTCGGTCCCGCCGACCCTGGACGAGTTCAAGCAGCAGCTGCGGGCCTTCGCGGGCACCGACTTCGGTGTGCACTCGCCGCGTTGGCTCTCCCGGGTCGGCGACGCCACCCGGCAGGCCGAGCGCTACCGGGTCGGCCGGGCGCTGCTGGCCGGCGACGCCGCGCACATCCATCCGCCGACCGGCGGCCAGGGCCTGAACACCGGTATCCAGGACGCGTTCAACCTCGGCTGGAAGCTGGCCGCCACGGTCAACGGCTGGGCACCGGAGGGGCTGCTGGACAGCTACCACGCCGAGCGCCACCCGGTGGGCTCCGCCGTGCTGGACAACACCCGGGCGCAGATCACGCTGCTGGGGGCCTCCCCGGGCGCGACCGCGCTGCGGAACCTGCTGTCCAGGCTGATGGACATCGAGGAGGTGAACCGCCAGGTGACCGGGATGATCACGGCGGTCGAGGTCCGCTACGACCTCGGCGGGGGCCACGACCTGGTCGGCCGGCGGCTGCGGGACGTCCGGCTGGCGGAGGGCCGCCTCTACGGGCTGATGCACGAGGGCCGGGGCCTGCTGCTCGACCGGACCGGGCGGCTCTCGGTGGCGGGCTGGGCGGACCGGGTCGACCGGGTCGCCGACGCCGGCGCGCAGGTGGACGTGCCCGCGGCGCTGGTGCGGCCGGACGGCCATGTGGCCTGGGTCGGCGAGGACCAGGGCGAGTTGCTCGACCGGCTCGCCGAGTGGTTCGGCGCACCCGTCGGCTGA